In the Arachis ipaensis cultivar K30076 chromosome B10, Araip1.1, whole genome shotgun sequence genome, one interval contains:
- the LOC107622775 gene encoding zinc finger CCCH domain-containing protein 38 isoform X2, which yields MSESGRKRSSKWDTRDDPDFGPDSKHLRSGWSSGDVAGSNNSKWSYMEGNDKMKPRMSKEPFSGGRGSNKDDIMNKDYRCLDAKMEWEADASYSRRRSPSPKSGWSRSGRSSRSRSPPHGFKWDSGANDRNRTRAAESKQICRDFAVGKCRRGSHCYFLHHDDQNYEDIRESKNREDGAPRYSASHESREHTLRSRSTEACVHFAKGRCRMGASCKYVHHNNSDEYGKGTLDELTRERENDGRRRDNSFEQGGGHMPSRSGDTLCKFFANGNCRNGKHCRFSHDRQDRSLRDDRWGSNLSGDHQTLDRPKLSDSASPTRRLRSDRWGTDGIMADKDKVWDSPNRNDIATYDSAKLVEEKPGNIGATEHEQTVWPVKEGWGHSLDQSSVQGEPPFLSDKKEADHWIADNAGASIPVSQSVAADIWPGDAKMSPDWNYRAGSSTRTEVEHGQNDRGLTQGSTYPATTEHDRIHVPGQGFNQNVQNVNLLHLPSCHAVGQNQVTVPILPSRAGIPEGMQKQEVCVEKKYTAEPNITGEGSSQISSSNPSTQDTVSKEQLAQLSNLSASLAHILGSGQQLPQLYAALNSHNTNDTPSLANTEVPAMPVSNTYVKPDPAVGFVKQYDPMSDSVDLNDADASGICPVISPSKKSANIEISSLLSNTGKQNCGDTSKAPSSEEQPAKNEHLTQLQPGQNIEIQKETNEAVADDKPNPQDDHKITKENGPSENIDHNGVEANKSKDVKGIRAFKFSLVEFVKELLKPTWKEGKITKDDYKTIVKKVVDKVTGTMQGAHIPQTQEKIDHYLSFSKPKLNKLVQAYVEKVHKA from the exons ATGAGTGAAAGTGGCAGGAAACGCTCTTCAAAGTGGGATACAAGAGATGATCCTGATTTTGGACCTGATAGTAAGCACTTGCGTTCTGGATGGTCCTCTGGAGATGTTGCTGGCAGCAATAACTCAAAATGGTCTTATATGGAAGGAAATGACAAGATGAAACCTCGCATGAGTAAGGAACCTTTTTCTGGAGGCAGGGGTTCAAATAAAGATGATATTATGAATAAAGACTATAGATGTTTGGATGCAAAAATGGAGTGGGAGGCGGATGCAAGTTACAGCAGGAGACGCAGTCCATCCCCAAAAAGTGGTTGGAGCAGGTCGGGCAG GAGTAGTAGAAGCAGAAGCCCTCCACATGGTTTCAAGTGGGATTCAGGAGCCAATGACAGAAATAGAACGAGGGCTGCAGAATCAAAGCAAATATGCAGAGATTTTGCTGTTGGAAAATGTAGAAGAGGAAGCCATTGCTATTTTCTTCACCATGATGACCAAAATTATGAGGATATTCGGGAAAGTAAAAACCGGGAAGATGGAGCTCCAAGATATTCTGCTTCACATGAGAGCAGGGAACATACTCTTAGGAGTAGATCCACTGAAGCTTGTGTTCATTTTGCAAAAGGCAGATGTAGAATGGGAGCATCATGCAAATATGTGCATCATAACAATTCTGATGAATATGGTAAGGGTACTCTGGATGAATTAACTAGAGAAAGGGAAAATGATGGAAGGCGCAGAGATAATTCTTTTGAGCAGGGTGGTGGCCACATGCCAAGCCGCAGTGGTGATACCCTTTGCAAATTTTTTGCTAATGGAAATTGTCGTAATGGTAAGCATTGTAGGTTTTCCCATGATAGGCAAGACAGAAGCTTAAGGGATGATAGATGGGGAAGCAATCTTTCTGGAGACCATCAGACCTTGGATAGACCAAAATTGAGTGATTCAGCTAGTCCTACTAGAAGGCTTAGAAGTGATAGATGGGGCACAGATGGCATTATGGCTGATAAGGATAAAGTATGGGACAGTCCAAACCGGAATGATATAGCTACCTATGATTCAGCAAAGTTGGTTGAAGAAAAACCTGGAAATATAGGTGCCACTGAGCATGAACAAACTGTATGGCCTGTGAAGGAAGGATGGGGTCATAGTTTAGACCAGAGCAGTGTGCAGGGTGAACCACCATTTTTAAGTGATAAGAAGGAAGCTGACCATTGGATAGCAGACAATGCTGGTGCCAGCATTCCCGTTTCCCAGTCCGTAGCTGCAGACATCTGGCCTGGGGACGCAAAAATGTCTCCTGATTGGAATTATAGAGCAGGATCTTCCACCCGTACGGAAGTAGAGCATGGACAGAACGATCGTGGGTTAACTCAAGGAAGTACATATCCAGCCACCACTGAACATGACAGAATACATGTTCCAG GGCAAGGTTTTAATCAGAATGTGCAAAATGTTAATCTTTTGCATTTGCCAAGCTGCCATGCAGTTGGACAAAATCAAGTGACAGTTCCCATTCTTCCTTCAAGAGCAGGAATTCCTGAAGGTATGCAAAAGCAAGAAGTCTGTGTTGAGAAAAAGTACACTGCTGAGCCAAATATCACAGGTGAAGGCTCATCACAGATTAGTTCAAGTAATCCTTCAACACAGGACACAGTAAGCAAAGAACAGCTTGCTCAACTTTCCAATCTCTCAGCCTCTCTTGCTCACATCCTTGGATCTGGTCAGCAGCTGCCACAACTTTATGCTGCCTTAAATTCTCATAATACAAATGACACTCCCTCCTTAGCCAACACGGAAGTGCCTGCTATGCCTGTTTCCAATACGTATGTCAAGCCAGATCCTGCTGTTGGATTTGTAAAGCAGTATGATCCAATGAGTGATAGCGTTGACCTAAATGATGCTGATGCAAGTGGAATCTGCCCAGTTATTTCTCCAAGTAAAAAAAGTGCAAATATAGAAATTTCATCACTGTTGTCTAACACTGGGAAACAAAATTGTGGTGATACTTCTAAGGCCCCCTCCTCAGAAGAACAACCTGCCAAGAATGAACATCTGACCCAATTGCAGCCAGGTCAAAACATTGAGATACAGAAGGAAACCAATGAAGCGGTAGCTGATGATAAGCCAAATCCTCAAGATGATCATAAAATTACAAAAGAGAATGGTCCTTCAGAAAACATAGACCACAATGGTGTTGAGGCCAATAAAAGCAAGGATGTGAAGGGGATTCGTGCTTTCAAATTTTCATTGGTTGAGTTTGTTAAGGAGCTTCTGAAACCAACTTGGAAAGAAGGAAAAATCACTAAAGATGATTATAAAACAATTGTGAAGAAGGTTGTAGATAAAGTAACCGGTACCATGCAGGGAGCCCACATTCCTCAGACTCAAGAGAAAATTGACCATTATTTGTCGTTTTCGAAACCAAAGCTTAACAAACTTGTACAG GCATATGTGGAAAAGGTTCACAAGGCCTAG
- the LOC107622775 gene encoding zinc finger CCCH domain-containing protein 38 isoform X1, giving the protein MVYLFVFNSEHTALIRENITAFASEMSESGRKRSSKWDTRDDPDFGPDSKHLRSGWSSGDVAGSNNSKWSYMEGNDKMKPRMSKEPFSGGRGSNKDDIMNKDYRCLDAKMEWEADASYSRRRSPSPKSGWSRSGRSSRSRSPPHGFKWDSGANDRNRTRAAESKQICRDFAVGKCRRGSHCYFLHHDDQNYEDIRESKNREDGAPRYSASHESREHTLRSRSTEACVHFAKGRCRMGASCKYVHHNNSDEYGKGTLDELTRERENDGRRRDNSFEQGGGHMPSRSGDTLCKFFANGNCRNGKHCRFSHDRQDRSLRDDRWGSNLSGDHQTLDRPKLSDSASPTRRLRSDRWGTDGIMADKDKVWDSPNRNDIATYDSAKLVEEKPGNIGATEHEQTVWPVKEGWGHSLDQSSVQGEPPFLSDKKEADHWIADNAGASIPVSQSVAADIWPGDAKMSPDWNYRAGSSTRTEVEHGQNDRGLTQGSTYPATTEHDRIHVPGQGFNQNVQNVNLLHLPSCHAVGQNQVTVPILPSRAGIPEGMQKQEVCVEKKYTAEPNITGEGSSQISSSNPSTQDTVSKEQLAQLSNLSASLAHILGSGQQLPQLYAALNSHNTNDTPSLANTEVPAMPVSNTYVKPDPAVGFVKQYDPMSDSVDLNDADASGICPVISPSKKSANIEISSLLSNTGKQNCGDTSKAPSSEEQPAKNEHLTQLQPGQNIEIQKETNEAVADDKPNPQDDHKITKENGPSENIDHNGVEANKSKDVKGIRAFKFSLVEFVKELLKPTWKEGKITKDDYKTIVKKVVDKVTGTMQGAHIPQTQEKIDHYLSFSKPKLNKLVQAYVEKVHKA; this is encoded by the exons AtggtttatttgtttgtttttaactCAGAGCACACTGCGTTAATCAGAGAAAACATTACTGCTTTTGCAAGTGAAATGAGTGAAAGTGGCAGGAAACGCTCTTCAAAGTGGGATACAAGAGATGATCCTGATTTTGGACCTGATAGTAAGCACTTGCGTTCTGGATGGTCCTCTGGAGATGTTGCTGGCAGCAATAACTCAAAATGGTCTTATATGGAAGGAAATGACAAGATGAAACCTCGCATGAGTAAGGAACCTTTTTCTGGAGGCAGGGGTTCAAATAAAGATGATATTATGAATAAAGACTATAGATGTTTGGATGCAAAAATGGAGTGGGAGGCGGATGCAAGTTACAGCAGGAGACGCAGTCCATCCCCAAAAAGTGGTTGGAGCAGGTCGGGCAG GAGTAGTAGAAGCAGAAGCCCTCCACATGGTTTCAAGTGGGATTCAGGAGCCAATGACAGAAATAGAACGAGGGCTGCAGAATCAAAGCAAATATGCAGAGATTTTGCTGTTGGAAAATGTAGAAGAGGAAGCCATTGCTATTTTCTTCACCATGATGACCAAAATTATGAGGATATTCGGGAAAGTAAAAACCGGGAAGATGGAGCTCCAAGATATTCTGCTTCACATGAGAGCAGGGAACATACTCTTAGGAGTAGATCCACTGAAGCTTGTGTTCATTTTGCAAAAGGCAGATGTAGAATGGGAGCATCATGCAAATATGTGCATCATAACAATTCTGATGAATATGGTAAGGGTACTCTGGATGAATTAACTAGAGAAAGGGAAAATGATGGAAGGCGCAGAGATAATTCTTTTGAGCAGGGTGGTGGCCACATGCCAAGCCGCAGTGGTGATACCCTTTGCAAATTTTTTGCTAATGGAAATTGTCGTAATGGTAAGCATTGTAGGTTTTCCCATGATAGGCAAGACAGAAGCTTAAGGGATGATAGATGGGGAAGCAATCTTTCTGGAGACCATCAGACCTTGGATAGACCAAAATTGAGTGATTCAGCTAGTCCTACTAGAAGGCTTAGAAGTGATAGATGGGGCACAGATGGCATTATGGCTGATAAGGATAAAGTATGGGACAGTCCAAACCGGAATGATATAGCTACCTATGATTCAGCAAAGTTGGTTGAAGAAAAACCTGGAAATATAGGTGCCACTGAGCATGAACAAACTGTATGGCCTGTGAAGGAAGGATGGGGTCATAGTTTAGACCAGAGCAGTGTGCAGGGTGAACCACCATTTTTAAGTGATAAGAAGGAAGCTGACCATTGGATAGCAGACAATGCTGGTGCCAGCATTCCCGTTTCCCAGTCCGTAGCTGCAGACATCTGGCCTGGGGACGCAAAAATGTCTCCTGATTGGAATTATAGAGCAGGATCTTCCACCCGTACGGAAGTAGAGCATGGACAGAACGATCGTGGGTTAACTCAAGGAAGTACATATCCAGCCACCACTGAACATGACAGAATACATGTTCCAG GGCAAGGTTTTAATCAGAATGTGCAAAATGTTAATCTTTTGCATTTGCCAAGCTGCCATGCAGTTGGACAAAATCAAGTGACAGTTCCCATTCTTCCTTCAAGAGCAGGAATTCCTGAAGGTATGCAAAAGCAAGAAGTCTGTGTTGAGAAAAAGTACACTGCTGAGCCAAATATCACAGGTGAAGGCTCATCACAGATTAGTTCAAGTAATCCTTCAACACAGGACACAGTAAGCAAAGAACAGCTTGCTCAACTTTCCAATCTCTCAGCCTCTCTTGCTCACATCCTTGGATCTGGTCAGCAGCTGCCACAACTTTATGCTGCCTTAAATTCTCATAATACAAATGACACTCCCTCCTTAGCCAACACGGAAGTGCCTGCTATGCCTGTTTCCAATACGTATGTCAAGCCAGATCCTGCTGTTGGATTTGTAAAGCAGTATGATCCAATGAGTGATAGCGTTGACCTAAATGATGCTGATGCAAGTGGAATCTGCCCAGTTATTTCTCCAAGTAAAAAAAGTGCAAATATAGAAATTTCATCACTGTTGTCTAACACTGGGAAACAAAATTGTGGTGATACTTCTAAGGCCCCCTCCTCAGAAGAACAACCTGCCAAGAATGAACATCTGACCCAATTGCAGCCAGGTCAAAACATTGAGATACAGAAGGAAACCAATGAAGCGGTAGCTGATGATAAGCCAAATCCTCAAGATGATCATAAAATTACAAAAGAGAATGGTCCTTCAGAAAACATAGACCACAATGGTGTTGAGGCCAATAAAAGCAAGGATGTGAAGGGGATTCGTGCTTTCAAATTTTCATTGGTTGAGTTTGTTAAGGAGCTTCTGAAACCAACTTGGAAAGAAGGAAAAATCACTAAAGATGATTATAAAACAATTGTGAAGAAGGTTGTAGATAAAGTAACCGGTACCATGCAGGGAGCCCACATTCCTCAGACTCAAGAGAAAATTGACCATTATTTGTCGTTTTCGAAACCAAAGCTTAACAAACTTGTACAG GCATATGTGGAAAAGGTTCACAAGGCCTAG